In Montipora foliosa isolate CH-2021 chromosome 13, ASM3666993v2, whole genome shotgun sequence, one DNA window encodes the following:
- the LOC137983079 gene encoding uncharacterized protein has product MEESDLTKTVFDKFVKRPVFLNCQLDGVGNHFSPSLHLPNVTMTRQDRELEVVGSTTDGLQVGKIFDIGDTDVLVFSKHFQFNDDDEPKFRYLPQDPCFLQIARADIGQKVPEDVKGPLLSANDLRCMKPPYFNEESRPWFFSMGYDILDMTKVTSSSKCAMTVSVPYSDSVNVGAIETTRISSLRVWEFEHTVLSYLLHSQFGDQIDFVREILYPSNMVDLNLTECLRNCYTLAKKDLRNNLFGLLDAVYFQSPEFEDHLCQGRILKGHPLVQHAIACTPHGHLSNDIVPAIKCAGWPTPARQWIDRKRIWPSKEQVQVIVDLGFQLVAKSPYRNPNPENDFLLSFSKNEQRLAEFLPEAAKLAYRLLKHFYKCFTGHIPEEKKFKTFHLKTALFWVAEQIDPEDWGRNGNHAQDIRRIITFLERVLEERNLSHYFVPGSNLIQHFNAEILSSMSEILQFISANLLTCIYVAIEKEWNLMQQTTPEESVAQLKDPNYVNQFSWKEFIKICVVAMAKIDGYPVYDIMDFPGNIAREDFYGKYIDDVFATVEGSGGKETASAGFFITTEQIRYARQFQQLVGKWEIDPFNIIHSEVPSELYRDRELTYPPDFLKLYPMYDQAVDITVGDHVNAALFLRLKYYANVFHVICNKLLEFSITVPRRFKNEDVNFIVEFLKRMQQETCCSWEDINDLLHYLLYFCHYAKLRYSHLSIGKQIVRGLRDFLQQSEYLYTIYFNPMKIFPKPLISNFLLISEIL; this is encoded by the coding sequence ATGGAAGAAAGCGATTTAACGAAGACTGTTTTTGACAAGTTCGTCAAAAGACCGGTTTTTCTGAATTGCCAGCTTGATGGAGTTGGCAATCACTTCAGTCCATCTCTTCATCTTCCAAATGTCACAATGACGCGGCAAGACAGAGAGTTAGAAGTGGTTGGTAGCACCACAGATGGCCTTCAAGTTGGAAAGATTTTCGATATCGGGGACACTGATGTTCTCGTCTTTTCCAAACACTTCCAATTTAACGACGACGATGAACCAAAATTTCGGTATTTACCTCAGGATCCTTGCTTTTTACAGATCGCTAGAGCAGATATCGGGCAAAAAGTTCCAGAAGATGTGAAAGGGCCACTTTTAAGTGCTAACGACCTTCGATGTATGAAACCTCCGTACTTCAACGAAGAATCGAGACCCTGGTTCTTTTCCATGGGATACGATATACTTGACATGACTAAGGTGACCAGTTCCAGTAAGTGTGCTATGACAGTGTCTGTACCATACTCTGACAGTGTTAATGTGGGTGCTATTGAAACCACGCGTATTTCATCACTTAGAGTCTGGGAATTTGAGCATACGGTACTTAGCTATCTATTACATTCTCAATTTGGTGACCAGATTGACTTTGTAAGAGAAATTCTGTACCCCTCAAACATGGTGGATTTGAACCTGACCGAATGTCTACGAAATTGTTACACCTTGGCCAAAAAAGATTTGAGAAACAACCTGTTTGGGCTTTTAGATgcagtttattttcaatcaCCCGAATTTGAAGACCATCTGTGTCAAGGTAGGATATTAAAAGGTCATCCTTTGGTTCAACATGCCATAGCGTGTACCCCACACGGCCATCTCTCCAATGACATAGTTCCCGCGATCAAGTGTGCCGGATGGCCAACGCCGGCGAGGCAATGGATCGATCGAAAGAGAATCTGGCCTTCAAAGGAGCAAGTGCAGGTGATTGTGGATCTGGGCTTCCAACTGGTAGCGAAATCGCCGTATAGAAATCCAAACCCGGAAAATGATTTTCTCCTCTCGTTTTCCAAGAATGAGCAACGATTAGCCGAATTTCTACCAGAAGCTGCAAAATTAGCGTATCGGCTTCTCAAAcacttttataaatgttttacTGGACATATACCAGAAGAGAAGAAATTCAAAACATTTCATCTCAAGACTGCACTGTTCTGGGTTGCAGAACAAATTGATCCAGAGGACTGGGGACGAAATGGGAATCACGCTCAGGACATACGCAGAATCATCACTTTCCTTGAAAGAGTGCTTGAGGAAAGAAACCTTTCTCATTACTTTGTACCAGGCAGTAACCTTATTCAGCATTTCAACGCAGAAATCCTCAGCTCCATGAGTGAAATTTTGCAGTTCATTTCTGCAAATCTACTGACTTGCATTTACGTAGCTATAGAAAAAGAATGGAATTTAATGCAGCAAACAACACCAGAGGAATCTGTTGCTCAACTAAAAGACCCCAATTACGTGAATCAATTCAGTTGGAAAGAATTCATAAAAATTTGTGTCGTTGCAATGGCAAAAATCGACGGCTATCCCGTGTATGATATAATGGACTTCCCAGGAAACATCGCTCGCGAAGATTTCTATGGAAAATACATCGACGATGTGTTTGCGACAGTTGAGGGCAGCGGCGGAAAGGAAACTGCATCTGCAGGATTCTTTATTACCACTGAGCAAATCCGGTACGCACGTCAGTTTCAACAACTTGTTGGCAAGTGGGAGATAGATCCCTTCAACATAATCCACAGTGAAGTACCGTCGGAGCTGTACCGGGACAGAGAGCTCACGTATCCACCTGACTTCCTGAAGCTGTATCCAATGTACGATCAGGCTGTAGATATCACTGTTGGTGACCACGTGAACGCGGCGTTgtttttgaggcttaagtaCTACGCGAACGTATTTCATGTCATTTGTAACAAACTTCTAGAATTCTCGATAACTGTTCCGAGGAGGTTTAAGAACGAAGACGTGAACTTCATTGTAGAGTTTCTAAAGCGAATGCAGCAGGAAACGTGTTGTTCTTGGGAAGACATCAACGATCTTTTACATTACTTACTCTACTTTTGCCACTACGCGAAATTGCGATACTCTCACTTGTCTATTGGGAAGCAAATTGTACGTGGATTGAGAGATTTCCTTCAACAAAGTGAGTATCTCTATACAATTTACTTCAACCCTATGAAGATCTTTCCCAAGCCTttgatttcaaactttttgCTCATTTCGGAAATACTATAG
- the LOC137983479 gene encoding uncharacterized protein: MAASKVRTRSSNLAEDTALSFAKQMDDYITNSAVFKEAILKAFNVAVNEIIKPINEEIASLQCQVKMLKSKLTEVTTKANDNEQYSRRNNIRIFGLAETEGEDCYDVVLKLCQNDLDINVTRDDLDRAHRVGKPKKPRDGQTSPPPRAMIVKLAGHSVKMKFFRARRKLGPKRIFINEDLTKENHKLLLHVKKRCPEGVSVYSVDGSIMARTSDRVYRIKRKEDLEKFALIGDVQDAEVAEEQDIAEQDG, from the coding sequence ATGGCGGCTTCCAAGGTGAGGACTCGTTCCAGCAATTTGGCTGAAGATACAGCCCTCTCTTTTGCTAAGCAAATGGACGATTATATTACAAATTCTGCAGTGTTTAAagaagccattttgaaagcatttAATGTTGCAGTTAATGAAATAATTAAGCCTATCAATGAGGAGATTGCGTCGCTTCAATGTCAAGTAAAGATGTTGAAGTCTAAACTCACCGAAGTTACCACAAAAGCGAACGACAACGAACAGTATTCGAGAAGAAACAACATTCGTATCTTTGGACTAGCCGAAACTGAAGGAGAGGATTGTTACGATGTAGTTTTGAAGTTATGCCAGAATGACTTGGATATAAATGTCACAAGAGATGATTTGGACCGCGCACACCGCGTGGGTAAACCTAAAAAACCTCGCGACGGCCAAACTTCACCACCGCCCCGCGCGATGATTGTTAAACTCGCTGGACACAGTGTCAAGATGAAATTTTTTAGAGCAAGGCGGAAACTTGGCCCCAAAAGGATTTTCATTAATGAAGACTTAACGAAAGAAAACCACAAATTGCTGCTTCATGTGAAAAAGCGGTGCCCTGAAGGAGTATCTGTTTATTCAGTAGATGGATCAATTATGGCTCGAACATCGGACAGGGTTTACCGCATTAAAAGGAAGGAAGACCTGGAAAAGTTTGCTTTGATTGGTGATGTTCAAGATGCTGAGGTTGCCGAGGAGCAAGATATCGCTGAACAGGACGGTTGA